The Cronobacter sakazakii genome has a window encoding:
- the pckA gene encoding phosphoenolpyruvate carboxykinase (ATP) has product MRVTGITPQDLKAYGINDVQEVVYNPDYDTLYREELDPSLEGYERGVLTDLGAVAVDTGIFTGRSPKDKYIVRDDTTRDTLWWSDNGKGKNDNKPLTPETWQHLKGLVTQQLSGKRLFIIDAFCGANPDSRLSVRFITEVAWQAHFVKNMFIRPSDDELEGFEPDFIVMNGAKCTNPDWQAQGLNSENFVAFNLTERMQLIGGTWYGGEMKKGMFSIMNYLLPLKGIASMHCSANVGEKGDVAVFFGLSGTGKTTLSTDPKRRLIGDDEHGWDDDGVFNFEGGCYAKTIRLSEEAEPDIYHAIRRDALLENVTVRDDGSIDFDDASKTENTRVSYPIYHIDNIVKPVSKAGHATKVIFLTADAFGVLPPVSRLTASQTQYHFLSGFTAKLAGTERGVTEPTPTFSACFGAAFLMLHPTQYSEVLVKRMQAAGAQAYLVNTGWNGTGKRISIKDTRAIIDAILNGSLDDAETFTLPLFNLAIPTSLPGVDERILDPRNTYASPEQWQEKAQQLAQLFISNFEKYTDTPAGAALVSAGPQR; this is encoded by the coding sequence ATGCGAGTTACAGGCATAACCCCGCAGGATCTCAAGGCTTACGGTATCAACGACGTCCAGGAGGTGGTTTATAACCCCGATTACGACACCCTTTATCGCGAAGAGCTTGACCCGTCGCTTGAGGGTTACGAGCGCGGGGTACTGACGGATCTGGGTGCGGTCGCCGTCGACACGGGCATTTTTACCGGCCGTTCGCCGAAGGATAAATACATCGTTCGCGACGACACCACGCGCGATACGCTGTGGTGGTCCGATAACGGCAAAGGCAAAAACGACAACAAACCGCTGACGCCAGAAACCTGGCAGCATCTGAAAGGCCTGGTGACGCAGCAGCTCTCCGGTAAACGTCTTTTCATCATCGACGCTTTTTGCGGTGCCAATCCGGACAGCCGCCTGTCGGTGCGTTTTATTACCGAAGTGGCCTGGCAGGCGCATTTCGTTAAAAACATGTTTATTCGCCCGTCCGATGATGAACTGGAAGGCTTCGAGCCGGATTTCATCGTGATGAACGGCGCGAAATGCACGAACCCGGACTGGCAGGCGCAGGGGCTGAATTCCGAGAACTTTGTAGCCTTTAACCTGACCGAACGGATGCAGCTGATTGGCGGCACCTGGTACGGCGGCGAGATGAAAAAAGGCATGTTCTCGATTATGAACTACCTGCTGCCGCTGAAAGGCATCGCCTCGATGCACTGCTCGGCGAACGTCGGTGAAAAAGGCGATGTAGCGGTATTCTTTGGCCTCTCCGGCACCGGCAAGACGACGCTTTCCACCGATCCGAAACGCCGCCTTATTGGCGATGACGAACACGGCTGGGACGATGACGGCGTGTTTAACTTCGAGGGCGGCTGCTATGCCAAAACCATTCGCCTCTCCGAAGAAGCCGAGCCGGATATCTATCACGCCATTCGACGCGACGCGCTGCTGGAAAACGTCACCGTGCGTGACGACGGCAGCATCGATTTTGACGATGCCTCTAAAACCGAAAACACCCGCGTCTCCTACCCGATTTACCACATCGATAACATCGTGAAGCCGGTGTCGAAAGCGGGCCACGCGACGAAAGTTATCTTCCTGACCGCCGATGCGTTCGGCGTTCTGCCGCCGGTATCGCGCCTGACGGCCAGCCAGACGCAGTATCACTTTCTCTCCGGCTTTACGGCGAAACTGGCGGGCACCGAGCGCGGCGTGACCGAGCCGACGCCGACCTTCTCGGCCTGTTTCGGCGCAGCGTTCCTGATGCTTCACCCGACGCAGTACTCTGAAGTGCTGGTAAAACGTATGCAGGCGGCGGGCGCGCAGGCGTATCTGGTCAATACCGGCTGGAACGGCACCGGCAAACGCATCTCCATTAAGGATACCCGCGCGATTATCGACGCCATCCTCAATGGTTCGCTGGACGACGCGGAAACCTTTACGCTGCCGCTGTTTAATCTGGCGATTCCGACCAGTCTGCCGGGCGTCGATGAACGCATTCTCGACCCACGCAATACCTACGCCTCGCCGGAACAGTGGCAGGAGAAAGCGCAGCAGCTGGCGCAGCTCTTTATCAGCAACTTTGAGAAATACACCGACACGCCTGCCGGTGCCGCGCTGGTGAGCGCAGGCCCACAGCGCTAA
- the feoA gene encoding ferrous iron transporter A — MQFTPNSSWKITGFAREISPAYRQKLLSLGMLPGSSFEVKRVAPLGDPIHIETRRVSLVLRKKDLALLQVEAAR, encoded by the coding sequence ATGCAATTCACACCTAATAGCAGCTGGAAAATTACGGGTTTCGCCCGGGAAATTAGCCCGGCCTATCGCCAAAAACTATTGTCTCTCGGCATGCTGCCGGGCTCATCGTTTGAGGTAAAACGCGTGGCTCCGCTGGGTGACCCGATTCATATCGAAACCCGACGCGTAAGCCTGGTGCTGCGAAAAAAAGATCTGGCGCTTTTGCAGGTTGAAGCAGCCCGCTGA
- the ompR gene encoding osmolarity response regulator transcription factor OmpR: MQENYKILVVDDDMRLRALLERYLTEQGFQVRSVANAEQMDRLLTRESFHLMVLDLMLPGEDGLSICRRLRSQSNPMPIIMVTAKGEEVDRIVGLEIGADDYIPKPFNPRELLARIRAVLRRQANELPGAPSQEEAIIAFGKFKLNLGTREMFREDEPMPLTSGEFAVLKALVSHPREPLSRDKLMNLARGREYSAMERSIDVQISRLRRMVEEDPAHPRYIQTVWGLGYVFVPDGAKA; the protein is encoded by the coding sequence ATGCAGGAAAATTACAAGATTCTGGTGGTGGATGACGATATGCGCCTGCGCGCGCTGCTTGAGCGTTACCTCACCGAGCAGGGCTTCCAGGTGCGCAGCGTGGCAAACGCCGAACAGATGGACCGCCTACTGACCCGCGAGTCCTTCCACCTGATGGTGCTTGATCTGATGCTTCCTGGTGAAGACGGGCTTTCTATCTGCCGCCGTCTGCGCAGCCAGAGCAACCCGATGCCTATCATCATGGTCACCGCGAAAGGCGAAGAGGTCGATCGTATCGTGGGGCTGGAGATTGGCGCCGACGACTATATTCCTAAACCGTTCAACCCGCGTGAGCTGCTGGCCCGTATCCGCGCGGTTCTGCGCCGTCAGGCCAACGAACTGCCGGGCGCGCCGTCGCAGGAAGAAGCGATTATCGCCTTCGGGAAATTCAAGCTCAATCTCGGTACCCGCGAGATGTTCCGTGAAGATGAGCCGATGCCGCTTACCAGCGGTGAATTCGCCGTCCTGAAAGCGCTGGTCAGCCACCCGCGCGAGCCGCTGTCGCGCGATAAGCTGATGAACCTGGCGCGCGGCCGTGAATACTCCGCGATGGAGCGCTCCATCGACGTGCAGATCTCCCGTCTGCGCCGCATGGTGGAAGAAGATCCGGCGCATCCGCGCTATATCCAGACCGTCTGGGGCCTGGGCTACGTTTTTGTGCCGGACGGCGCTAAAGCATGA
- the envZ gene encoding two-component system sensor histidine kinase EnvZ, whose translation MRKLRFSPRSSFARTLLLIVTLLFASLVTTYLVVLNFAILPSLQQFNKVLAYEVRMLMTDKLQLEDGTQLVVPPAFRREIYRELGISLYANEAAEEAGLRWAQHYEFLSQQMAQQLGGPTEVRVEVNKSSPVVWLKTWLSPNIWVRVPLTEIHQGDFSPLFRYTLAIMLLAIGGAWLFIRIQNRPLVELEHAALQVGKGIIPPPLREYGASEVRSVTRAFNHMAAGVKQLADDRTLLMAGVSHDLRTPLTRIRLATEMMSEGDGYLAESINKDIEECNDIIEQFIDYLRTGQEMPLETADLNAVLGEVIASESGYEREIETALQSGEIPLRIHPLSIKRAVANMVVNAARYGNGWIKVSSGTELNRAWFQVEDDGPGIEPAQLKHLLQPFVRGDSARSTSGTGLGLAIVQRIIDNHHGLLDIGKSERGGLRIRAWLPVPVGTTVVKNS comes from the coding sequence ATGAGGAAGCTGCGCTTCTCGCCTCGCAGTTCTTTTGCCCGCACGCTGCTTCTTATCGTCACCCTGCTGTTCGCAAGCCTGGTGACGACTTACCTGGTGGTGCTTAACTTCGCCATCCTGCCGAGCCTCCAGCAGTTTAATAAAGTCCTGGCCTACGAAGTGCGTATGCTGATGACCGATAAACTGCAGCTGGAGGACGGGACGCAGCTGGTGGTGCCGCCGGCGTTTCGTCGGGAGATCTACCGCGAGCTGGGGATTTCGCTTTATGCCAACGAGGCGGCGGAAGAGGCGGGTTTGCGCTGGGCGCAGCATTATGAGTTCTTAAGCCAGCAGATGGCGCAGCAGCTTGGCGGCCCGACGGAAGTGCGCGTCGAGGTCAATAAAAGCTCGCCGGTGGTGTGGCTGAAAACCTGGCTGTCGCCCAACATCTGGGTGCGCGTACCGCTCACCGAAATCCATCAGGGCGATTTCTCGCCGCTGTTTCGCTATACGCTCGCGATTATGCTGCTGGCGATTGGCGGGGCCTGGCTGTTTATCCGCATTCAGAACCGGCCGTTGGTGGAGCTGGAGCACGCCGCGCTGCAGGTCGGTAAAGGCATTATTCCGCCGCCGCTGCGCGAATATGGCGCTTCCGAAGTGCGTTCGGTGACGCGCGCGTTTAACCATATGGCGGCAGGCGTGAAGCAACTGGCGGACGACCGCACGCTGCTGATGGCGGGCGTCAGTCACGATTTACGCACGCCGCTGACGCGAATTCGCCTCGCCACCGAAATGATGAGCGAAGGCGACGGCTATCTGGCGGAATCTATCAATAAAGATATCGAAGAGTGCAACGACATCATCGAGCAGTTTATTGACTACCTGCGCACCGGGCAGGAGATGCCGCTGGAAACCGCCGATCTTAACGCGGTGCTGGGCGAGGTGATCGCCTCGGAAAGCGGCTATGAGCGTGAGATAGAAACAGCGCTGCAAAGCGGCGAGATCCCGCTGCGCATTCATCCGCTCTCTATCAAGCGCGCCGTGGCGAATATGGTGGTCAACGCCGCGCGCTACGGTAACGGCTGGATCAAAGTGAGTAGCGGCACGGAACTCAACCGCGCCTGGTTTCAGGTGGAAGATGACGGGCCGGGCATTGAGCCTGCCCAGCTCAAGCACCTGCTGCAGCCGTTTGTGCGCGGCGACAGCGCCCGCAGCACCAGCGGCACCGGGCTGGGGCTCGCGATTGTGCAACGTATTATCGACAATCACCACGGCCTGCTGGATATCGGCAAGAGCGAGCGCGGTGGGTTACGCATTCGCGCCTGGCTGCCGGTGCCGGTAGGCACGACGGTAGTTAAAAACAGCTAG
- the greB gene encoding transcription elongation factor GreB, whose translation MKTPLITREGYEKLKKELDYLWREERPEVTKKVTWAASLGDRSENADYQYNKKRLREIDRRVRYLTKCLENLKIVDYSPQQEGKVFFGAWVEVENDDGDVKRFRIVGYDEIFGRKDYISIDSPMARALLKKEEGDVATVQTPGGEATWYVNAIEYVK comes from the coding sequence ATGAAAACGCCGTTAATAACCCGCGAAGGCTACGAAAAACTGAAAAAAGAGCTCGATTATCTGTGGCGCGAGGAGCGGCCCGAAGTCACCAAAAAAGTGACCTGGGCGGCAAGTCTTGGCGATCGCAGTGAAAACGCCGATTACCAGTACAACAAAAAGCGCCTGCGCGAAATCGACCGCCGCGTGCGCTATCTCACCAAATGCCTTGAGAACCTGAAAATCGTCGATTATTCGCCGCAGCAGGAAGGCAAAGTCTTTTTCGGTGCCTGGGTTGAGGTGGAAAATGACGACGGCGACGTGAAGCGTTTTCGTATCGTCGGCTATGACGAGATTTTCGGGCGCAAAGATTACATCTCCATCGACTCCCCTATGGCCCGCGCGCTGCTCAAAAAAGAGGAAGGCGACGTGGCGACCGTCCAGACGCCGGGCGGCGAAGCCACCTGGTATGTAAACGCCATTGAGTATGTAAAGTAG
- a CDS encoding Tex family protein, which yields MMNDSLSRIIASELQARAEQVDAAIRLLDEGNTVPFIARYRKEVTGGLDDTQLRQLETRLGYLRELEERRAAILKSIADQGKLTDELQAAITGTQSKTELEDLYLPYKPKRRTRGQIAIEAGLEPLADLLWNEPSHDPEAEAAKFINADNGVADTKAALDGARYILMERFAEDAALLAKVRDYLWKNAHLVSTVVPGKEEEGAKFRDYFAHHEPIATVPSHRALAMFRGRNEGVLQLSLNADPQFDEPPRESYCEQIITDHLGLRLNNAPADSWRKGVVSWTWRIKVLMHLETELMSTLRERAEDEAINVFARNLHDLLMAAPAGLRATMGLDPGLRTGVKVAVVDATGKLVATDTVYPHTGQAAKAAVVIATLCEKHNVELVAIGNGTASRETERFFLDVQKQFPKVTAQKVIVSEAGASVYSASELAAQEFPDLDVSLRGAVSIARRLQDPLAELVKIDPKSIGVGQYQHDVSQSQLARKLDAVVEDCVNAVGVDLNTASVPLLTRVAGLTRMMAQNIVAWRDENGQFRNRQQLLKVSRLGPKAFEQCAGFLRINHGDNPLDASTVHPEAYPVVERILAATEQSLRDLMGNSSALRNVKAVDFTDERFGVPTVTDIIKELEKPGRDPRPEFKTAQFAEGVETMNDLQPGMVLEGAVTNVTNFGAFVDIGVHQDGLVHISSLSDKFVEDPHTVVKAGDIVKVKVLEVDLPRKRIALTMRLDEQPGEGNARRGGGSSREAQKRPAQNNRKPARDSSAGGNSAMSDALAAAFGKKR from the coding sequence ATGATGAATGATTCGCTCAGTCGTATTATCGCCAGTGAGCTTCAGGCCAGGGCTGAACAGGTAGACGCTGCCATTCGCCTGCTTGATGAAGGGAACACCGTGCCGTTTATCGCACGTTATCGTAAGGAGGTCACCGGCGGTCTGGACGACACCCAGTTGCGCCAGCTGGAGACGCGTCTGGGTTATCTGCGCGAACTCGAAGAGCGCCGTGCGGCTATCCTCAAATCGATTGCCGATCAGGGCAAACTGACCGATGAACTTCAGGCGGCCATTACCGGCACCCAGAGCAAAACCGAGCTTGAAGATCTCTACCTGCCTTACAAGCCGAAGCGCCGTACTCGCGGGCAGATAGCGATTGAAGCGGGCCTTGAGCCGCTCGCTGACCTGTTGTGGAACGAGCCGTCTCACGACCCGGAAGCGGAAGCCGCAAAATTTATCAACGCCGATAACGGCGTGGCCGACACCAAAGCCGCGCTCGACGGCGCGCGTTATATCCTGATGGAGCGCTTTGCCGAAGACGCGGCGCTGCTCGCCAAAGTGCGCGACTACCTGTGGAAAAACGCGCATCTGGTTTCTACCGTGGTGCCAGGCAAAGAGGAAGAAGGCGCGAAATTCCGCGACTACTTCGCCCATCACGAACCGATCGCCACCGTGCCGTCGCACCGTGCGCTGGCGATGTTCCGCGGTCGCAACGAGGGCGTATTGCAGCTCTCGCTGAACGCTGACCCGCAATTCGACGAGCCGCCGCGCGAAAGCTACTGCGAACAGATTATTACCGATCATCTTGGCCTGCGCCTGAATAACGCCCCGGCCGACAGCTGGCGTAAAGGCGTGGTGAGCTGGACCTGGCGCATCAAAGTGCTGATGCATCTGGAAACCGAGCTGATGAGCACACTGCGCGAGCGCGCCGAAGACGAGGCGATTAACGTGTTCGCCCGTAACCTGCATGACCTGCTGATGGCCGCGCCTGCCGGGCTGCGCGCCACAATGGGCCTCGATCCGGGCCTGCGTACCGGCGTTAAAGTGGCGGTGGTTGACGCCACCGGCAAACTGGTCGCGACCGATACCGTCTATCCGCACACCGGCCAGGCGGCGAAAGCGGCGGTCGTCATCGCCACGCTGTGCGAGAAGCACAATGTGGAGCTGGTCGCTATCGGCAACGGCACCGCCTCGCGCGAAACCGAGCGTTTCTTCCTCGACGTGCAGAAGCAGTTCCCGAAAGTGACGGCGCAGAAAGTGATTGTCAGCGAAGCGGGTGCGTCGGTGTATTCCGCCTCTGAGCTGGCGGCGCAGGAGTTCCCGGATCTCGATGTGTCGCTGCGCGGCGCGGTCTCTATCGCGCGTCGTCTGCAGGATCCTCTGGCGGAACTGGTGAAAATCGACCCGAAATCTATCGGCGTGGGCCAGTATCAGCATGACGTCAGCCAGAGCCAGCTCGCGCGTAAACTGGACGCGGTGGTGGAAGACTGCGTGAACGCCGTGGGCGTCGATCTCAACACCGCGTCGGTGCCGCTGCTGACCCGCGTGGCGGGCCTGACGCGCATGATGGCGCAAAATATTGTGGCCTGGCGCGATGAGAACGGTCAGTTCCGCAACCGCCAGCAGTTGCTGAAAGTCAGCCGTCTGGGGCCGAAAGCGTTTGAGCAGTGCGCGGGCTTCCTGCGTATTAACCACGGCGATAACCCACTCGACGCCTCAACGGTTCACCCGGAAGCCTATCCGGTGGTGGAGCGCATTCTGGCGGCGACGGAGCAGTCGCTGCGTGATCTGATGGGCAACAGCAGCGCGTTGCGTAACGTGAAGGCGGTAGATTTTACCGATGAGCGTTTCGGCGTGCCGACCGTGACCGACATTATCAAAGAACTGGAAAAACCCGGCCGCGACCCGCGCCCGGAGTTCAAAACCGCTCAGTTCGCCGAAGGCGTGGAGACGATGAACGATCTGCAGCCGGGCATGGTGCTGGAAGGCGCGGTGACCAACGTGACCAATTTCGGCGCGTTTGTGGATATCGGCGTGCATCAGGATGGTCTGGTGCATATCTCGTCGCTCTCCGACAAATTCGTCGAGGATCCGCACACCGTGGTGAAAGCGGGCGATATCGTAAAGGTGAAAGTGCTGGAAGTCGATTTGCCGCGTAAGCGTATCGCGCTAACCATGCGTCTTGACGAGCAACCCGGCGAAGGCAACGCGCGGCGCGGCGGCGGAAGTAGCCGCGAGGCGCAGAAGCGTCCGGCGCAGAATAACCGTAAACCGGCGCGCGACAGCAGCGCAGGCGGCAACAGCGCGATGAGCGACGCGCTCGCCGCCGCGTTCGGTAAAAAGCGGTAA